In the genome of Myxococcus stipitatus, one region contains:
- a CDS encoding DUF6968 family protein, whose translation MRPLFASRRYKWADQPGWITARFFIPFRSGTSYKCPFTIHGIGRTEIESYGSGTDSLQAVMMAFQRLRVFLEPIADKITFDGTLGSNIPQHIPNSLGPEKGSSLHRID comes from the coding sequence ATGCGACCTCTCTTTGCATCCAGGCGATATAAGTGGGCCGACCAGCCTGGCTGGATAACGGCTCGCTTCTTCATCCCCTTCCGCTCCGGCACTTCCTACAAATGCCCGTTCACCATCCATGGCATTGGCCGCACAGAAATAGAGAGCTACGGCAGTGGGACCGACTCCCTCCAGGCAGTCATGATGGCCTTCCAACGGCTGCGTGTCTTCCTTGAACCTATCGCAGACAAAATCACCTTCGATGGCACGTTGGGGTCAAACATCCCCCAACACATTCCAAACAGCCTTGGGCCAGAAAAAGGAAGCTCACTTCATCGCATTGATTGA